One Bombus huntii isolate Logan2020A chromosome 12, iyBomHunt1.1, whole genome shotgun sequence DNA segment encodes these proteins:
- the LOC126871757 gene encoding proteasome assembly chaperone 1 isoform X1, with protein sequence MASFFGEVVFPVSRAFWDDEEENKATDCSVNQPEFFVHWLKTKPSSIDTLILIEGEMLIDFVKECLCPNSEEVCFVEDEKQKKIYTTYQVTNDIYLGIVSPHFDVKLSGKFVEEMGDIISSAKSIICITCCHISNFKKKDIPIVPSFLRMLTTKSGENICKSKEPYLEQPNIIYGVTAGVLSYAQIMELPAVLYVLYTDSIVLDSLSAEPLLKLLANYAPLHTVTFSGKNFFNKGNLYM encoded by the exons ATGGCAAGTTTTTTCGGTGAAGTAGTATTTCCAGTCTCACGAGCGTTTTGGGACGATGAAGAGGAAAATAAAGCTACTGATTGTTCAGTTAATCAACC CGAATTTTTTGTTCATTGGTTAAAGACAAAACCATCCAGCATTGATACTTTAATTCTAATTGAAGGTGAAATGTTAATCG ATTTTGTAAAAGAGTGTTTGTGCCCAAACTCAGAAGAAGTATGTTTCGTGGAAgatgaaaaacaaaaaaagatatatacaACTTATCAAGTTActaatgatatttatttaggTATTGTATCTCCACATTTTGATGTGAAATTGTCAGGCAAATTTGTCGAAGAG atgGGTGATATTATATCAAGTGCaaaaagtataatttgtataaCATGTTGTCATATATCAAATTTCAAGAAGAAGGATATACCAATAGTACCTTCTTTCTTAAGGATGTTGACTACAAAAAGTGGGGAGAATATTTGCAAATCGAAAGAGCCATACTTAGAGCAgccaaatattatatatgGAGTAACAGCAGGAG TATTGTCATATGCTCAAATTATGGAACTACCTGCAGttttgtatgttttatatacAGACAGTATTGTATTGGACTCATTATCTGCAGAACcgcttttaaaattattagcaAATTATGCACCATTGCATACTGTTACATTTTCTGgaaaaaacttttttaataaagGCAACCTTTACATGTAA
- the LOC126871757 gene encoding proteasome assembly chaperone 1 isoform X2, with protein sequence MASFFGEVVFPVSRAFWDDEEENKATDCSVNQPEFFVHWLKTKPSSIDTLILIEDFVKECLCPNSEEVCFVEDEKQKKIYTTYQVTNDIYLGIVSPHFDVKLSGKFVEEMGDIISSAKSIICITCCHISNFKKKDIPIVPSFLRMLTTKSGENICKSKEPYLEQPNIIYGVTAGVLSYAQIMELPAVLYVLYTDSIVLDSLSAEPLLKLLANYAPLHTVTFSGKNFFNKGNLYM encoded by the exons ATGGCAAGTTTTTTCGGTGAAGTAGTATTTCCAGTCTCACGAGCGTTTTGGGACGATGAAGAGGAAAATAAAGCTACTGATTGTTCAGTTAATCAACC CGAATTTTTTGTTCATTGGTTAAAGACAAAACCATCCAGCATTGATACTTTAATTCTAATTGAAG ATTTTGTAAAAGAGTGTTTGTGCCCAAACTCAGAAGAAGTATGTTTCGTGGAAgatgaaaaacaaaaaaagatatatacaACTTATCAAGTTActaatgatatttatttaggTATTGTATCTCCACATTTTGATGTGAAATTGTCAGGCAAATTTGTCGAAGAG atgGGTGATATTATATCAAGTGCaaaaagtataatttgtataaCATGTTGTCATATATCAAATTTCAAGAAGAAGGATATACCAATAGTACCTTCTTTCTTAAGGATGTTGACTACAAAAAGTGGGGAGAATATTTGCAAATCGAAAGAGCCATACTTAGAGCAgccaaatattatatatgGAGTAACAGCAGGAG TATTGTCATATGCTCAAATTATGGAACTACCTGCAGttttgtatgttttatatacAGACAGTATTGTATTGGACTCATTATCTGCAGAACcgcttttaaaattattagcaAATTATGCACCATTGCATACTGTTACATTTTCTGgaaaaaacttttttaataaagGCAACCTTTACATGTAA